One segment of Carya illinoinensis cultivar Pawnee chromosome 1, C.illinoinensisPawnee_v1, whole genome shotgun sequence DNA contains the following:
- the LOC122317910 gene encoding glycine-rich cell wall structural protein-like yields MGKLSKYRGVFCVMLVLLVIGLAECRKIEEDTFSDGIGGGLGGGGGGGKGGGFGGGVGGGGGAGGGIGGGGDAGGGIGGGIGGGSGVGGGIGGGGGKGSGIGGGKGGGVGGGGGAGGGIGGGKGGGGGGGVGGGGGAGGGIGGGKGGGGGVGGGIGGGGGKGGGGGVGGGIGGGGGKGGGVGGGGGAGGGIGGGKGGGGGVGGGKGGGIGGGKGGGVGGGGGAGGGIGGGKGGGGGVGGGIGGGGGKGGGIGGGKGGGVGGGGGAGGGIGGGGGTGGGFGGGKGGGVGSGAGGGVGGGGGAGGGIGGGGGGGAGGGIGGGSGVGGGFGGGKGGGVGGGGAGGGFGGGKGGGVGVGGGAGGGFGGGGGGGGGIGGSF; encoded by the exons ATGGGGAAGCTTTCCAAGTACCGTGGTGTTTTTTGTGTGATGTTGGTATTGTTGGTGATAGGATTGGCGGAATGTCGGAAAATTGAGGAAGATACATTTTCTGATGGCATAGGAGGTGGtttgggtggtg gaggtggaggtggaaaAGGTGGCGGTTTTGGAGGTGGAGTAGGAGGTGGAGGCGGTGCTGGAGGAGGGATAGGAGGTGGAGGCGATGCAGGTGGTGGCATTGGAGGAGGGATTGGAGGTGGAAGTGGTGTAGGAGGAGGgattggaggtggaggtgggaaAGGTAGTGGCATTGGAGGTGGGAAAGGTGGTGGAGTAGGAGGTGGAGGCGGTGCAGGTGGTGGCATTGGAGGTGGGAAAGGTGGTGGAGGTG GTGGTGGAGTAGGAGGTGGAGGCGGTGCAGGTGGTGGCATTGGAGGTGGGAAAGGTGGTGGAGGTGGTGTTGGAGGAGGgattggaggtggaggtgggaaAGGTGGTGGAGGTGGTGTAGGAGGAGGgattggaggtggaggtgggaaAGGTGGTGGAGTAGGAGGTGGAGGCGGTGCAGGTGGTGGCATTGGAGGTGGGAAAGGTGGTGGAGGTGGTGTTGGAGGTGGGAAAGGTGGTGGCATTGGAGGTGGGAAAGGTGGTGGAGTAGGAGGTGGAGGCGGTGCAGGTGGTGGCATTGGAGGTGGGAAAGGTGGTGGAGGTGGTGTTGGAGGAGGgattggaggtggaggtgggaaAGGTGGTGGCATTGGAGGTGGGAAAGGTGGTGGAGTAGGAGGTGGAGGTGGTGCCGGAGGAGGAATTGGAGGTGGAGGCGGTACTGGTGGTGGCTTTGGAGGTGGAAAAGGTGGTGGTGTTGGAAGTGGTGCAGGTGGTGGCGTAGGAGGTGGCGGTGGTGCTGGAGGAGGCattggaggtggaggtggaggcgGTGCTGGAGGAGGGATTGGTGGTGGAAGTGGTGTAGGAGGTGGCTTCGGAGGTGGAAAAGGTGGTGGTGTAGGAGGTGGAGGTGCGGGTGGGGGCTTTGGGGGTGGTAAAGGTGGGGGAGTAGGAGTAGGAGGTGGTGCCGGTGGTGGTTTtggcggcggcggcggcggtGGAGGGGGAATTGGTGGCAGTTTTTAA